The Huiozyma naganishii CBS 8797 chromosome 1, complete genome genome window below encodes:
- the HOB2 gene encoding Hob2p (similar to Saccharomyces cerevisiae YPR117W; ancestral locus Anc_3.443), which translates to MYTEYFWSKLFSLFKILVLFIAGSLAVQTVLRLLISVVVRVAHLPIDSLSYGYIFGPSLRKIRVSTKHVVISINRITFRIGWKPSIIFHDVDLQILSSKDSLPKATPQPKEGNESPQNTNLNGGKISFHVDKRFLKLLQWICSVSTFCRRLHLTLPNDTIISVELSSFTLTHKPDKSIFAEVFLHEVRNDKTDEKINHVGFTTNFIMLRETKQFSRTAKVTLLEWHSSLKLANISVHMSKHLDLFRPRKGTGLAKPTSEFRAAAETNKLIPSFITSFHKPLKTLNILDIKIENLKLTYLDVLTIRISSVQLYLETINILDNGSSYNILPSTKRNWGEFELTISANTVNVIMDQVSTLRIPLINFIITTNVLLHYINDIPLNKTTVSCTTNVINPAIFSTIDQLIKGIQFVKILKGVTSANKTENPVKEGIHLADTKKDIKLPLDLNKLPNFSLEFTLSNFTSIFQLSRRRHLTFKIFNIQSVTGRSNKYSSKSGKAMVLMKQGWNSTGSMPAAQRSSNYLKIVGTECAYLNVPDDDSEEQPLSIPILGFERVDTFVDEISTSKLNVQSTLRSFYCNLEHICVLDTLLDIYSKVREILPKERKKTKADHLKPKGTFEWCLKFRMKNTSFALILKDYLAKHLDPVELDGFNLSAVARGFKLDVNESSFMLTDQMNSFVIASAALFRIMDNEKHESVSNSVLQFRDFSIVLSRNRQVKIELPAIRIKFDVNVMWLIFYAESVISHYSNHSDQSVENTKAGYSNSRLSQKTHISIGKVIIDVTLPENIPMLVLFSDIKYQSNTKVLVVDTFSILVKSVYIKQRTVYVILMEMRDIKFDIQEFISSKNVSIEPALIQFHTEYHFKVYTITDNIVTLYKCFKQLGLAFLNVNKFERLYPMMMKPTKLPHITVKTESFLIDIEEDPFEQELGLILKVGILEQRERLAKLREFEEQIAPLHSSDIKPSDLERIFGQNIHHLTANEQSDRVMEMRYKLLKNISTSWIVRYQKAKLVFHGMPYRVTEFEDFGVQYTIFSRQKASTVANLIIENMELEFGPPSFALNKFDEFLFDYGKGVPKDSLYTILIIMGISFKTNLWELKIRDYPIPFLSFPNTSTHGDVVFAEQMPDSGALHSIYVPFVSSADNPAYETNNSIYGTHIIRTMNSIKVYANCETVVDTDSPTCITWGKSLQPSFESLMLWFDFLTKPRLDPSPNMGFWDKCRFLFHGKWSYRFLNSSGLHLNIKGAHNPYKIADDGAGLTFCWSGNTKLDVHGSSDPKEFLKITSQAFELGIRDFTVNNKFDKILTRLYGAVTWKMGMLFEKGNNQDPGKDRRQIPARPHHDIHLMNPDYVEGRSLHDSYDGFRSNFINMSFGVYSFEKGSSNSFFLAPRAMDHFVTWWKLFNTYTSGPIRQGNLFPELIQKNKKFGRSLFTIKYQLHLEPLTVSYVYKHIFSQFATDKKTKAVFTGLKGRCDSLKIDLHQRKIKLTHRNAKLNRSKPVWKFRMSTGELDCTNADVRILSTEFDKNIVDEILTTKQDKTMPIARHMSPIDVEMFRESDWYDYEDYLDLVQPLLETSFPLKLEAIPLLYSPRISYFRQLNETGLPVEFPFGDEKSHICLIGRNHPEKTQEQLAKKRKNEIRDAIGNLQLTIDNMTYSNYPEDGETKKKLKALEEEIHELQKRLHIIDKILCDLKISSRISQPNNSASSDTSSLEDTEVSASELSAAPSTISLLRTNTVESFVSMRRVSTVQIGSTYDNRFIVHNIQLKLDKRIRDHLLEYFTSIFERRTMNFSMSYKSVKIIQDLLRNVSSQLKGNLGFFQNMFEDDESGVTNTEFIERFEELIKEVPDSSCESVDSYLFRLISPQIQIRSECEPDTSILVSARDIEVGIIDIIQCTDSEGKRIAMDINTIVETRYCAVTKDIQLFIVSREDVSTYKTRLFYKNGYGMEKWSEYWPPWIPLELCFDGSLLEQHVFLKRRSMFFTFIKPNPLYFNNNDKVQVSNDSKFRIGFPGLVLSSTSQQYCSVYAIVQDLLSFTTDSTEKMDKLAGVLLADEVRNNLNRLDSSFITSLQTRVKDLYYIRAFLKVNDPKLYSKISADLIAEIQTSVLRLTVLMKAIKQTYDRLGSSTDRNRRIKWQVGTDELIWELFDGEGRSFVTIGLGISTFLRTATAEGTASNRVSIVSLRCFNLQKNPVFIELLAPNEENSRYDTKKPMVDISWIQKPEIGGISILDEMIVTLQPIIFKMDKKTGDDLMNYLFPKSDTRPKDYLKRTWRDSAVTSIKDIFSRVDRSDDQSSVDKVRDVDSWDLSSLHLTLSTRSGKSDSSKGATHAKELTIQKSRHDDDFFGLMLKRSSEYFNVRLVVINKTIMSVSYKGSHHLLTDVKDLTVKVPTLSYHNKLWSRDEFFAELKQDIIKIVLHHLGSIIGNKLIPHKKENKSKLKREIAEVLKTPMNSVKRQRSITESSPSNATDLTQDSYPHSQSIKDIGGSDDEVESFFPSNSDQNTTT; encoded by the coding sequence ATGTACACAGAATATTTCTGGAGCAAGCTATTCAGTCTCTTCAAGATTCTTGTGTTATTCATTGCCGGGTCCCTTGCCGTTCAAACTGTTCTCAGGTTACTCATATCGGTCGTGGTGAGAGTTGCTCATTTACCAATAGACTCATTATCGTATGGCTATATATTTGGCCCCTCATTACGCAAAATACGCGTATCGACTAAGCATGTTGTAATATCTATAAACAGAATCACATTCCGCATAGGTTGGAAACCTTCAATTATATTTCATGACGTAGATCTACAAATACTTAGCAGCAAAGACTCCCTTCCAAAGGCTACCCCACAGCCCAAAGAGGGAAACGAAAGCCCGCAAAATACCAATCTGAACGGCGGGAAAATATCATTCCATGTTGACAAAAGATTCCTAAAGCTGTTACAGTGGATCTGCTCGGTAAGCACATTCTGCAGAAGATTGCATCTTACATTACCTAATGATACAATAATTTCTGTGGAGCTGTCTTCGTTCACTTTAACCCATAAACCGGATAAAAGCATCTTCGCCGAAGTATTCCTACATGAGGTTCGCAATGATAAAACTGATGAGAAGATCAATCATGTGGGGTTCACCACCAATTTTATAATGCTAAGAGAAACAAAGCAATTTAGCCGCACCGCCAAAGTGACGCTACTTGAATGGCATtcgtctttgaagttggcaAACATTAGTGTACACATGAGTAAGCACTTAGACTTGTTTCGACCTAGGAAAGGCACTGGCTTAGCGAAACCAACTTCTGAATTCCGGGCGGCCGCTGAAACAAACAAGTTAATTCCTTCATTCATTACGTCGTTCCATAAACCGCTCAAGACACTGAATATACTGGACatcaaaattgaaaatcTGAAATTAACATACTTAGACGTCCTCACCATCAGGATTTCCAGTGTGCAGTTGTATTTGGAAACAATCAACATACTTGATAACGGTAGCTCCTATAATATTTTACCATCGACAAAACGCAACTGGGGGGAATTTGAACTCACAATATCTGCGAACACAGTTAATGTGATAATGGATCAAGTTTCTACATTAAGAATCCCTCTAATCAATTTCATCATAACGACGAATGTGCTTTTGCATTACATCAATGATATCCCGTTGAACAAAACCACAGTGTCGTGCACAACAAACGTCATCAACCCAGCAATATTTTCCACTATTGACCAATTAATAAAAGGAATTCAGTTTGTCAAGATACTGAAGGGTGTGACATCAGCCAACAAGACGGAGAACCCCGTTAAGGAGGGTATTCATTTAGCGGACACTAAAAAAGACATTAAGCTACCTCTCGACCTGAATAAGTTACCTAATTTTTCCCTTGAATTTACCTTGTCTAACTTTACGTCGATATTTCAGCTTTCGAGACGAAGACAcctcactttcaagatattTAATATCCAAAGTGTTACAGGCCGTTCCAACAAATACTCCTCAAAGAGTGGTAAAGCCATGGTATTGATGAAACAGGGATGGAACTCGACAGGATCTATGCCAGCTGCACAAAGATCGTCTAATTACTTAAAGATCGTGGGAACAGAATGCGCGTATCTCAATGTACCAGACGATGACAGCGAAGAACAACCTTTATCCATTCCTATATTGGGATTTGAGAGAGTCGACACTTTTGTCGACGAGATCTCAACCTCCAAGTTAAACGTCCAGTCTACTTTGAGAAGCTTCTATTGTAACTTAGAACACATATGTGTGCTTGATACCTTATTAGATATTTATTCCAAAGTGCGTGAAATTTTACccaaagaaagaaagaagacaAAAGCGGACCACCTAAAACCCAAAGGAACCTTTGAATGGTGTCTCAAATTTAGGATGAAAAATACTTCATTTGCACTCATATTGAAAGACTACCTTGCAAAACATCTAGACCCAGTCGAGTTGGATGGTTTTAATTTGTCCGCGGTTGCAAGGGGTTTTAAACTTGACGTAAACGAAAGTTCGTTTATGTTAACTGATCAAATGAATTCGTTTGTAATTGCAAGTGCGGCATTGTTTAGAATAATGGATAACGAGAAACACGAAAGTGTCTCTAATTCCGTCTTACAGTTTAGAGATTTCTCAATAGTTCTTTCGAGAAACCGCCAAGTTAAGATAGAACTACCTGCCATTCGGATTAAATTTGATGTAAATGTGATGTGGCTAATTTTTTATGCTGAGAGTGTAATCTCCCATTATTCAAATCACAGTGACCAATCTGTAGAGAACACTAAAGCTGGCTATTCAAATTCAAGACTATCACAAAAAACACATATCAGTATCGGCAAGGTAATCATCGATGTTACTTTACCAGAAAACATCCCCATGCTAGTTCTCTTTTCAGATATCAAATACCAATCCAATACTAAAGTACTAGTTGTAGACACATTTTCCATCCTGGTAAAATCTGTTTATATCAAGCAAAGAACCGTCTACGTAATACTAATGGAAATGAGAGATATAAAATTTGACATTCAAGAATTTATCAGCTCCAAGAACGTCTCAATCGAGCCGGCCCTTATTCAGTTTCACACGGAATATCATTTTAAAGTCTACACAATAACAGACAATATAGTGACATTGTACAAATGTTTCAAGCAACTAGGTCTCGCCTTTTTAAACGTCAACAAGTTTGAGAGACTGTATCCCATGATGATGAAACCGACCAAATTGCCACATATCACTGTCAAAACCGAAAGCTTTTTGATTGACATCGAAGAAGACCCATTTGAGCAAGAACTCGGGCTGATTTTGAAGGTTGGAATCTTAGAGCAAAGGGAAAGGTTAGCCAAGCTTCGCGAATTCGAAGAACAGATAGCTCCTTTACACTCCTCAGATATAAAACCTTCTGACCTGGAAAGAATCTTTGGACAAAACATCCATCATTTAACTGCGAATGAACAATCAGACCGCGTGATGGAAATGAGATACAAGCTACTCAAAAATATTTCCACTTCTTGGATAGTGAGGTATCAAAAAGCGAAGTTGGTATTTCATGGCATGCCATATAGGGTGActgaatttgaagattttggaGTCCAGTACACGATATTTTCTAGACAAAAGGCCAGTACTGTAGCTAACTTGATCATTGAGAACATGGAACTGGAGTTTGGACCACCATCGTTTGCTCTCAATAAATTCGACGaatttttgtttgattACGGTAAAGGAGTACCGAAGGATAGTTTATATACCATATTGATCATAATGGGAATATCATTCAAAACAAATCTCTGGGAGTTGAAAATACGAGATTACCCAATACCATTTCTGTCTTTTCCCAACACTTCTACGCATGGTGATGTTGTGTTTGCGGAGCAGATGCCCGATTCAGGAGCTTTACACTCAATATATGTCCCATTTGTCTCTTCTGCGGATAATCCTGCTTATGAAACTAATAATTCTATTTACGGGACTCATATCATCCGAACCATGAACTCTATAAAAGTTTACGCAAACTGTGAGACAGTAGTTGATACGGATTCTCCGACATGTATTACGTGGGGTAAATCACTCCAGCCTAGTTTTGAATCATTGATGCTTTggtttgattttttgacCAAACCAAGGCTAGatccttctccaaatatGGGATTCTGGGATAAATGCCGTTTTCTATTTCATGGGAAATGGTCATATAGATTTTTGAACTCTTCAGGGCTCCATTTGAACATCAAGGGGGCACATAATCCCTATAAGATAGCTGATGACGGAGCTGGTCTCACCTTTTGTTGGAGTGGTAATACGAAATTAGACGTCCATGGATCATCTGACCCGAAAgagttcttgaaaattACTTCGCAGGCTTTTGAGTTGGGTATCCGGGACTTCACAGTTAACAACAAGTTTGACAAAATATTAACAAGACTCTATGGTGCGGTTACTTGGAAAATGGGTATGCTATTCGAAAAGGGTAATAATCAAGACCCTGGTAAGGATCGAAGGCAAATACCGGCAAGACCCCATCATGATATTCATCTCATGAACCCTGACTACGTTGAGGGTCGGAGTCTTCATGATTCGTATGATGGTTTTCGCAGCAATTTCATAAATATGTCGTTTGGTGTTTACTCATTTGAGAAAGGTTCATCCAATAGTTTCTTTCTAGCACCAAGAGCTATGGATCACTTTGTCACGTGGtggaaactgttcaacaccTATACTTCCGGCCCTATTAGACAGGGAAATCTGTTTCCTGAACTGATtcagaagaacaaaaagtTTGGACGTTCGCTATTTACTATCAAATACCAGCTGCATCTGGAACCACTAACAGTTTCTTATGTCTACAAGCATATTTTCTCCCAATTTGCCACAGATAAAAAGACCAAAGCCGTATTTACTGGTTTGAAAGGGAGATGTGATTCCTTAAAGATCGACTTgcaccaaagaaaaatcaAATTAACTCATAGGAATGCGAAGCTGAATCGTTCCAAACCAGTTTGGAAGTTTAGGATGTCTACAGGAGAACTCGACTGCACTAATGCTGACGTCAGAATATTATCAACAGAGTTTGATAAGAATATAGTAGATGAAATATTAACCACTAAGCAAGACAAAACCATGCCGATCGCAAGGCATATGTCTCCTATCGATGTTGAAATGTTCAGGGAATCGGACTGGTATGACTACGAAGATTACTTAGATCTGGTCCAACCTTTATTAGAAACGTCGTTTCCCTTGAAGCTGGAAGCGATTCCATTATTGTACTCCCCCCGGATTTCATACTTTAGACAATTAAATGAAACTGGACTTCCTGTAGAGTTTCCTTTTGGTGATGAGAAATCACATATTTGTTTGATAGGTCGAAACCACCCTGAGAAAACGCAAGAACAACtggcaaaaaaaagaaagaatgaAATTCGGGATGCCATAGGGAATTTGCAATTGACTATTGATAATATGACGTACTCAAACTATCCAGAAGATGGCGAAACTaagaaaaaactgaaagCGTTAGAGGAAGAAATACATGAATTGCAAAAGCGCCTCCATATTATTGACAAAATTTTGTGCGATTTAAAGATTTCATCACGTATATCACAACCTAACAACAGTGCTAGCTCGGATACAAGCTCACTTGAGGACACAGAAGTATCTGCCTCTGAGTTAAGTGCGGCGCCTAGCACGATCTCCCTTCTAAGAACCAACACAGTCGAGTCTTTTGTCTCGATGAGACGTGTTTCTACAGTACAGATTGGGTCCACTTACGACAACAGATTTATCGTTCATAATATTCAATTAAAGTTGGACAAAAGGATTCGTGATCATCTGCTAGAGTATTTCACAAGCATATTTGAGAGAAGAACGATGAACTTTTCCATGTCTTACAAGTCTGTCAAGATTATCCAGGATTTGCTGAGAAATGTCTCTTCCCAGCTCAAAGGCAATCTTGGattctttcaaaatatgTTCGAGGATGACGAAAGTGGTGTAACTAATACAGAATTTATTGAACGATTTGAGGAGTTGATTAAAGAGGTTCCGGACAGTAGTTGCGAATCTGTGGATAGCTATTTATTTCGACTAATCTCTCCTCAGATACAGATCCGCTCAGAGTGTGAACCGGACACTTCAATTTTGGTTTCCGCTCGTGATATTGAAGTGGGGATTATTGATATTATACAGTGTACTGATAGTGAGGGTAAACGAATTGCGATGGATATAAACACTATTGTTGAAACAAGATACTGTGCCGTCACAAAAGATATTCAACTTTTCATTGTCTCTAGAGAAGACGTTTCCACCTATAAAACCAGGTTGTTTTATAAGAACGGATATGGGATGGAGAAGTGGTCAGAGTATTGGCCACCATGGATCCCACTTGAGCTATGCTTCGATGGTAGCTTACTAGAGCAACAcgtctttttgaaaagaagatcaatgtttttcactttcatcAAGCCGAATCCACTGTATTTTAACAATAATGATAAGGTGCAAGTGTCGAATGACTCGAAATTTAGAATCGGGTTTCCGGGACTTGTATTATCGTCAACGTCTCAGCAATATTGCTCTGTTTACGcaattgttcaagattTACTCTCCTTCACAACCGATTCTACTGAAAAGATGGACAAACTCGCAGGTGTTTTGCTTGCTGATGAAGTGCGAAATAATCTGAACAGGCTGGATTCCTCGTTCATAACAAGCTTGCAAACAAGAGTCAAAGATTTATATTATATTCGGGCCTTTTTGAAGGTCAACGACCCCAAACTCTACTCAAAAATATCTGCGGATCTCATCGCAGAGATTCAAACGTCTGTTTTGAGGCTAACTGTGCTGATGAAAGCGATTAAGCAAACGTATGACCGGTTGGGCTCATCAACAGATAGAAATAGGAGAATAAAGTGGCAAGTGGGGACAGACGAACTGATATGGGAATTATTTGACGGCGAAGGGCGTTCTTTTGTTACCATAGGGCTTGGTATCTCAACATTTCTCCGGACTGCAACAGCGGAAGGGACTGCGAGTAATAGAGTAAGCATAGTATCTCTGAGGTGCTtcaatcttcaaaagaaccCAGTATTTATAGAACTCCTGGCGCCTAACGAAGAGAATTCGCGTTATGATACTAAGAAACCAATGGTAGATATATCCTGGATTCAAAAGCCTGAAATAGGCGGGATTTCGATATTAGACGAAATGATTGTTACGTTACAACCTATAATCTTCAAGATGGATAAGAAAACGGGAGATGATTTGATGAACTACCtgtttccaaaatctgATACCAGACCCAAAGACTACCTCAAACGAACCTGGAGAGATAGTGCTGTCACCTCAATCAAAgatattttttcaagagtCGATCGCAGCGATGATCAGTCTTCAGTTGACAAGGTAAGAGACGTTGACTCCTGGGATTTGAGTAGTCTACATTTAACTTTATCCACCCGCTCAGGAAAGTCGGACTCTTCAAAGGGGGCGACACACGCAAAGGAACTAACTATTCAGAAATCTAGGCACGATgatgatttttttggatTAATGCTAAAACGTTCTAGTGAATACTTCAATGTTCGATTGGTCGTCATTAACAAAACGATCATGTCTGTATCGTACAAAGGCTCTCATCATCTACTGACGGATGTTAAAGATTTGACGGTCAAAGTACCGACGTTATCATACCATAACAAGTTATGGTCCCGAGATGAGTTTTTTGCTGAATTGAAACAAGATATTATCAAGATAGTTTTGCATCATTTGGGGAGTATTATCGGTAATAAACTTATCCCTCataagaaagaaaataaatcAAAGTTGAAAAGGGAGATAGCAGAAGTCTTGAAAACTCCGATGAATTCTGTCAAAAGGCAAAGATCAATTACCGAATCTAGCCCTTCAAATGCAACTGACCTGACACAGGACAGTTATCCACACTCACAAAGTATCAAAGATATTGGTGGCAGTGATGACGAGGTCGAAAGTTTTTTTCCAAGTAATAGTGATCAAAACACCACTACATAA